In a single window of the Rhizoctonia solani chromosome 16, complete sequence genome:
- a CDS encoding heat shock protein HSP70 family protein has protein sequence MASEDLFDGAIGIDLGTTYSCVGVWQNDRVEIIANDQGNRTTPSYVAFSAEERLIGDAAKNQAAMNPKNTVFDAKRLIGRRFDDPDVKKDMTHWPFTVVDKDGSPYVQVEYLGEEKTFTPQEISSMVLSKMKEISEAKLGKTVKKAVVTVPAYFNDSQRLATKDAGAIAGLDVLRIINEPTAAAIAYGLDQQSKTEKNVLIFDLGGGTFDVSLLNITGGVFAVKATAGDTHLGGEDFDNTLLEHFKAEFKRKTKHDISDDARAIRRLRSACERAKRTLSSVAQTTVEVDSLYQGEDFSANISRARFEEINATMFKSTLEPVEKVLKDSKIPREKVDDIVLVGGSTRIPKIQALVSEFFGGRQLNKSINPDEAVAYGAAVQAAVLTGQTSEKTQNMLLLDVAPLSLGVAMQGDVFGVVVPRNTPIPTNKSRVFTTVEDNQTTVTFPVYEGERTQCRDNRLLGEFELTGIPPMPRGQAELVTTFEVDADGLLKVSAQDRASGRKASISITNSVGRLSSAEIDQMIKDAEQFKQADKDFSARHEAKADLEAYIQQVESTITSPEMSSKMKRGAKGQIEAELAKAMEKLELENSTADELRKAQLGVKRALQKATAQR, from the exons ATGGCCAGCGAAGACCTTTTTGACGGCGCGATCGGTATCG ATCTTGGAACTACTTACTC TTGCGTCGGTGTCTGGCAAAACGATCGTGTTGAAATCATCGCAAACGACC AGGGTAACCGTACTACCCCCTCTTATGTCGCCTTCTCGGCCGAGGAGCGCCTCATTGGTGATGCTGCCAAGAACCAGGCCGCTATGAATCCCAAGAACACCGTCTTCGACGCAAAGCGCCTCATTGGCCGTCGTTTCGA TGACCCAGATGTTAAGAAG GACATGACCCACTGGCCATTCACCGTTGTTGATAAAGATGGCTCTCCATATGTACAGGTCGAGTACCTCGGCGAAGAGAAGACGTTTACCCCTCAGGAGATCTCGTCCATGGTCCTTAGCAAAATGAAAGAAATCTCTGAGGCAAAGCTCGGGAAGACTGTCAAGAAGGCTGTCGTCAC CGTTCCTGCTTACTTCAACGACTCTCAGCGTCTGGCCACCAAAGACGCTGGTGCTATTGCTGGTCTTGATGTTTTGCGTATCATCAATGAGCCCACTGCTGCTGCCATTGCATATGGTCTTGACCAACAATCCAAGACTGAGAAGAATGTATTGATCTTCGACTTGGGAGGAGGAACTTTTGATGTCTCGCTTCTTAACATTACCGGAGGTGTCTTTGCTGTCAAGGCTACTGCGGGTGACACCCATCTTGGTGGTGAAGATTTTGACAACACACTCCTCGAGCACTTCAAGGCGGAGTTCAAGCGCAAGACTAAGCACGATATTTCCGATGATGCTCGCGCTATCCGTCGCCTGCGTAGTGCTTGCGAGCGTGCCAAACGCACTCTTTCCAGCGTCGCCCAGACCACTGTCGAAGTTGATTCTCTGTACCAG GGTGAAGACTTCTCCGCAAACATCTCTCGCGCCCGTTTCGAGGAAATTAACGCGACTATGTTCAAGTCCACTCTCGAGCCTGTCGAGAAGGTTCTTAAGGATTCTAAGATTCCTCGCGAGAAG GTCGACGACATTGTTCTCGTTGGTGGTTCTACTCGTATCCCTAAGATCCAGGCACTGGTTAGCGAGTTCTTTGGTGGTCGCCAACTAAACAAGTCCATCAACCCGGATGAGGCTGTCGCATACGGCGCTGCTGTCCAAGCTGCTGTACTCACTGGCCAGACCAGCGAAAAGACCCAGAACATGCTCCTCCTCGATGTTGCACCTCTCTCTCTTGGCGTTGCCATGCAAGGAGATGTCTTCGGTGTTGTCGTTCCTCGTAACACCCCCATCCCTACCAACAAGTCCAGGGTTTTCACTACCGTCGAGGACAACCAGACTACTGTCACCTTCCCTGT CTACGAGGGAGAGCGTACTCAGTGCCGTGACAATCGTCTTTTGGGAGAATTCGAACTAACCGGCATCCCTCCCATGCCTCGTGGACAGGCCGAACTTGTTACCACCTTCGAGGTTGATGCGGATGGTCTCCTGAAAGTGTCCGCCCAAGACCGCGCTTCCGGTCGCAAGGCATCCATTA GCATCACCAACTCCGTTGGTCGCCTCTCCTCGGCTGAGATCGATCAGATGATCAAGGATGCCGAGCAATTCAAGCAGGCTGACAAAGATTTCTCCGCAAGGCATGAGGCTAAGGCCGATCTTGAGGCATACATTCAGCAAGTCGAGAGCACTATCACCAGCCCTGAAATGAGCTCCAAGATGAAGCGCGGTGCTAAGGGCCAGATCGAAGCCGAGTTGGCTAAGGCCATGGAGAAGTTGGAGCTTGAGAATTCTACTGCTGATGAACTTAGGAAGGCCCAGTTAGGAGTCAAGCGTGCGTTGCAGAAGGCCACTGCCCAACGGTGA
- a CDS encoding ribosomal protein S2, protein MAYCARRTFALAARLERDTISSPQKLPYGVRLIQTSQQPENVEWVELAKERMRRQAVIEYFSKLGSTKNRNTSFQPHHTLHKPTPPTDLTMSALVAAGAHLGSSSESTRPTFLPYAYGHRAGITIIDLDTTLPLLRRASNVVREVAKSKGLILFVGTTEDLAPCVRKAAQRLGSQGFHVGTTWKPGTLTNSWELFGSDTMMNLNTTPDLVIFMNPLQNLHAIRECAISRIPTIGIIDSDVDPRVVMYPIPANDDSIRTAELIAGVLSMAGKEGIERAAAERAFAQSQSRRARPEGAEEEE, encoded by the exons ATGGCATATTGCGCCAGGCGCACTTTCGCATTGGCTGCTAGGCTTGAGCGAGATACCATTTCAAGCCCCCAGAAACTCCCATACG GTGTGCGCCTCATTCAAACATCTCAACAACCAGAGAATGTAGAATGGGTGGAACTTGCCAAAGAAAGAATGAGAAGACAAGCAGTGA TCGAATACTTTTCTAAATTAGGGTCTACCAAAAATCGAAATACCTCGTTCCAACCGCACCACACTCTCCACAAGCCCACACCACCCACTGACCTCACCATGTCCGCTCTCGTCGCCGCCGGTGCACATCTCGGAAGCTCCTCTGAATCCACTCGGCCTACTTTCCTTCCTTACGCATATGGTCATCGCGCTGGTATCACGATCATTGATTTGGACACCACGCTCCCCCTGTTAAGGAGAGCATCTAATGTCGTGCGTGAGGTCGCCAAAAGCAAAGGGCTTATATTATTTGTTGGCACAACTGAGGACCTTGCACCATGTGTCCGAAAAGCAGCTCAGCGACTGGGCTCACAAGGATTTCATGTGGGAACCACATGGAAACCCGGGACTCTCACTAACTCTTGGGAGCTATTTGGATCAGACACGATGATGAACCTCAACACGactcctgaccttgtcataTTTATGAATCCGCTACAAAATTTACACGCCATCCGTGAATGCGCAATCTCGCGCATACCTACGATTGGCATTATCGACTCTGACGTGGACCCTCGTGTCGTAATGTACCCTATTCCTGCAAACGACGATAGCATCCGGACTGCAGAATTGATCGCAGGCGTCTTGAGTATGGCCGGAAAAGAAGGGATTGAACGAGCTGCGGCGGAGAGAGCCTTTGCACAGAGTCAAAGTCGGAGGGCACGACCAGAGGGGgcggaggaagaagaatgA
- a CDS encoding anthranilate synthase yields MDPQHLVPFPSLNVIEDLIIRKKVGNCVPVFIEFPADLLTPCMAYLRLAKDSKYSFILESVIAGENIARYSFIGADPFKVIRSGPSHEVTGDPMAALQRELRAYKYVKIPEVPTFTGGAIGYVSYDCIQYFEPKTARPLTDPLGIPESVFMLCDTIIVYDHLYQNVKVVSHVFAPTVTSASSSETSSNLSFIYQTAVQKARRAAKVVLASHTPLVSQPIIQRGNTAVSNVGKVGYEGFVTQLKKHIVAGDIIQAVPSQRLARKTNLHPFNVYRQLRQINPSPYMFYIDCGDLQVVGASPETLCRVENNKVFNHAIAGTVKRGKTPEEDAELGAQLLASAKDRAEHIMLVDLARNDVNRVCQPKTVKVDELMRLEKFSHVIHLTSQVSGLLREGKNRFDAFRSIFPAGTVSGAPKIKAVELVSELEGERRGVYAGAVGRFDFADDEMDTCIAIRTMTFKDGIAYLQAGGGIVFDSVEEDEYIETLNKLSANMRTIDMAEEYYYNMQQRSGQLS; encoded by the exons ATGGATCCTCAG CATTTGGTACCTTTCCCCTCACTCAATGTAATAGAAGATTTGATTATCAGGAAGAAAGTGGGGAACTGCGTGCCCGTGTTTATCGAGTTTCCCGCAGATCTCTTGACACCATGTATGGCCTACCTCCGCCTCgccaaagactccaagtacagCTTCATCCTTGAGAGTGTTATTGCTGGGGAGAATATCGCGCGCTATAGTTTCATTGGGGCAG ACCCATTCAAGGTTATCCGATCTGGACCAAGTCATGAAGTTACAGGCGATCCCATGGCAGCGCTCCAGCGTGAACTGAGAGCATACAAGTATGTCAAGATCCCCGAGGTACCCACATTCACCG GGGGTGCGATCGGCTACGTGTCCTATGATTGCATCCAATATTTTGAACCCAAAACTGCACGCCCGTTGACCGACCCGCTCGGGATTCCCGAGTCAGTATTTATGCTATGCGACACTATCATAGTGTATGATCATTTGTACCAAAACGTCAAGGTCGTTTCGCACGTATTTGCGCCAACCGTCACTAGCGCCTCTTCGTCAGAGACCAGCTCAAATTTGTCATTTATTTACCAGACGGCAGTTCAGAAAGCCCGACGTGCCGCCAAGGTTGTTCTGGCGAGCCATACGCCCCTTGTCTCCCAGCCGATTATCCAGCGAGGAAATACGGCCGTGTCGAATGTTGGGAAGGTGGGCTATGAAGGCTTCGTAACTCAGCTGAAGAAGCATATTGTTGCGGGCGATATCATCCAAGCTGTTCCATCCCAGCGGTTGGCACGCAAGACGAATCTCCATCCATTCAATGTCTATCGACAGCTCAGGCAAATTAACCCTAGCCCCTACATGTTTTATATCGATTGCGGTGATTTGCAAGTCGTTGGTGCTAGCCCTGAGACATTATGCCGAGTCGAAAACAACAAGGTATTCAACCATGCTATTGCGGGGACAGTGAAGCGAGGCAAGACCCCAGAAG AGGATGCCGAACTTGGGGCGCAACTACTGGCATCTGCCAAAGACCGAGCAGAGCACATTATGCTCGTCGATCTTGCTCGGAACGACGTTAACAGGGTTTGCCAGCCCAAGACAGTCAAAGTAGACGAACTTATGCGACTGGAGAAGTTCAGTCACGTAATTCATCTTACTAGTCAAGTATCTGGCCTCTTGCGTGAGGGGAAGAATAG GTTCGACGCATTCCGTTCGATCTTCCCGGCCGGGACGGTGTCAGGAGCGCCCAAAATCAAGGCAGTCGAGTTGGTTTCTGAGTTGGAAGGGGAACGACGTGGTGTATATGCGGGAGCAGTCGGAAGATTTGATTTTGCGGATGACGAGATGGATACATGCATTGCTATTCGAACTATGACATTCAAAGATGGCATCGCCTACTTGCAGGCAGGAGGTGGAATTGTGTTCGACTCTGTCGAAGAAGACGAATACATTGAAACCTTGAACAAGTTAAGCGCGAATATGCGCACAATTGATATGGCTGAAG AATATTACTACAACATGCAACAACGTTCTGGCCAACTTTCATAG
- a CDS encoding arrestin → MVAITLTPTKGNAGARWFPHSGHLGLTPVKLDGIVRIRLEEDGKPATASAVTISLRCYEARHGRVGVLKTNILMEHTQTLWSPTGAEFGPLGELDLPFRLAIPVNTPGSSNFHLQEYRVYWRLEAAIHTQHIPGIGNRQVKCFDVNLMRYNKPSTSQRPVAHSSLQPPEQFVQSEFQFPRRPVAPLDPIPVSVRIQPRPGVSLQRVTFALERHIDFIESTPASSTSQLASPSGTLARSISRESSPAPEPFSSTVALLPSLHDQSRSSPSRKRSSSPISHSAKSVEAVLNTVEAIDVSKSDSEKASSRTLSAMLQVPLPKSGAHWGTGETMQGSLARVRFFVTAKAQLATGGNLVMVDLHQEEIVVITVDDAERQRVHSKYSMKRPATSPSTENQQESRRPVPHLPSPPPSPNNLAVPTARFGKAGKRPHTSSGTRDSSQRRALPLRPRSRGNEVTAPVPTVFEPEQFRAWERELDRIAPTSQQRPRSSSALRIFASKKQRSPEPPSREDFLVGVARTVAVPSVRTAEVLEWEAEVERFSSASAREAVLNGRHVRTPLSV, encoded by the exons ATGGTCGCTATTACACTCACGCCCACAAAGGGCAATGCTGGTGCTCGCTGGTTCCCTCACTCAGGCCACTTGG GTCTTACTCCGGTTAAACTCGACGGCATCGTCCGCATTCGCTTGGAAGAAGATGGCAAGCCTGCAACTGCGTCTGCTGTTACTATATCGCTGCGTTGTTACGAGGCTCGACACGGTCGTGTAGGCGTACTCAAGACGAATATCCTCATGGAGCATACCCAGACCCTGTGGTCTCCGACTGGTGCTGAATTTGGACCACTCGGTGAACTTGATCTGCCATTCCGTCTTGCCATCCCTGTCAATACCCCTGGCAGCAGCAACTTTCATCTGCAGGAGTACCGAGTATATTGGAGACTGGAAGCTG CAATCCACACTCAACACATCCCAGGAATAGGCAACCGTCAAGTCAAATGCTTTGATGTCAATCTCATGCGTTACAACAAGCCCTCCACATCCCAGCGCCCCGTCGCTCATTCGTCACTACAGCCCCCCGAACAATTTGTCCAATCCGAATTTCAGTTTCCCCGGCGCCCGGTAGCACCTCTCGATCCCATCCCAGTTTCCGTCCGCATACAACCTCGTCCTGGCGTGTCCCTCCAACGTGTTACATTTGCCTTGGAGCGCCACATTGACTTCATCGAATCTACCCCCGCGTCATCCACTTCCCAGCTTGCATCACCATCTGGCACACTTGCCCGATCCATCTCGCGCGAGTCTTCTCCAGCACCTGAACCCTTCTCTTCTACTGTTGCCCTCCTCCCCTCCCTTCACGACCAATCTCGATCTAGCCCATCCCGCAAGCGCTCCTCTTCGCCAATCTCCCACTCAGCAAAGTCGGTCGAGGCTGTGCTCAATACGGTTGAAGCCATCGATGTATCCAAATCAGACAGCGAAAAGGCTTCTTCACGTACACTCAGCGCTATGCTCCAAGTTCCCTTGCCCAAGTCGGGTGCACACTGGGGTACAGGTGAAACGATGCAGGGTAGCCTTGCCAGAGTTCGATTCTTTGTTACCGCAAAG GCTCAATTAGCAACCGGCGGCAACCTAGTCATGGTTGATTTGCATCAGGAGGAAATTGTAGTTATCACCGTAGACGACGCTGAACGACAGCGAGTCcattccaaatatagtatgAAACGGCCCGCCACTTCTCCTTCAACTGAGAACCAACAAGAATCCAGACGACCTGTTCCACATCTTCCATCTCCTCCACCCAGCCCTAATAACCTTGCCGTCCCGACTGCCCGGTTCGGTAAAGCCGGTAAAAGGCCGCATACATCCTCCGGCACACGCGACTCGAGCCAACGTCGCGCCTTACCACTGCGCCCACGCTCACGAGGCAATGAAGTCACCGCACCAGTGCCCACGGTTTTCGAGCCCGAACAATTTCGCGCCTGGGAACGTGAACTCGACCGGATCGCGCCCACATCCCAGCAACGCCCACGTTCGAGCTCTGCGCTAAGAATATTTGCATCGAAGAAGCAGCGCTCACCCGAACCTCCAAGTCGGGAAGACTTTTTAGTTGGTGTCGCCAGAACGGTGGCGGTTCCTTCCGTGCGCACAGCCGAAGTGCTCGAGTGGGAGGCCGAAGTTGAGAGGTTCAGCTCGGCTTCTGCCAGGGAAGCTGTACTCAACGGGCGACATGTCCGCACGCCATTGAGCGTCTGA
- a CDS encoding integral membrane family protein: MARSSLVPFLIAGMLVTGCANSLLMKWQDRMCVENCEPGSGRPRVNFEQPVWQTLIMFSGEMLCFLPVIWKWYTTRNLPPQLPSTDEEEEPAAGVKAQPDPPLTGWKLVYFWLPAFCDLAGTTLMNVGLLYTPVSIYQMTRGALVLWVGILSVIFLRRHLYLYQWIALFVVMAGVSLVGLSGSLIKNVVGDEAGEAVHAFMTSVARSIAPNEPEPTTVFVGVLFVLFAQFFTATQFVVEEKIMKGYTIEPLMAVGLEGLFGALSILVCMPILAPLASRSPFFDFPRGWHQIIDHTNVVLASVLIMFSIASFNFFGLSVTFRVSATARSTTDTCRTLGIWIVSLGLGWEHLAWPYSVLQIIGFALLVYGTFLFNNLVEPPAFIRPVSRETAEDDERRALLAEQHLNETATLPADAGQSGFDVVPPTPPARG, translated from the exons ATGGCCAGATCATCGTTGGTCCCATTTCTCATAGCAGGCATGCTCGTTACGG GCTGCGCCAACTCTCTCCTGATGAAATGGCAGGACCGTATGTGTGTTGAGAACTGCGAGCCCGGATCCGGTAGACCTCGGGTCAATTTCGAGCAGCCCG TATGGCAGACTCTGATTATGTTTAGCGGGGAAATGCTTT GCTTCCTCCCTGTTATTTGGAAGTGGTATACCACGCGCAACTTGCCACCCCAACTCCCCTCGActgatgaagaggaagagcccGCAGCGGGCGTAAAGGCCCAGCCTGACCCTCCACTAACCGGCTGGAAGCTTGTTTATTTCTGGCTCCCTGCCTTCTGCGATCTTGCTGGAACAACC CTTATGAATGTCGGACTCCT ATACACACCAGTTTCTATCTATCAAATGACCCGTGGGGCTCTTGTTCTCTGGGTTGGTATTCTCTCGGTCATCTTCCTTCGCCGCCATCTCTATCTCTACCAATGGATTGCTCTGTTTGTCGTCATGGCTGGCGTCAGTCTTGTTGGACTCAGCGGCTCTCTCATTAAGAACGTGGTTGGAGATGAAGCGGGCGAGGCTGTCCATGCATTTATGACATCGGTTGCTCGATCAATTGCTCCCAATGAGCCTGAACCTACCACCGTGTTTGTCGGAGTTTTGTTCGTGCTGTTTGCTCAGTTCTT TACGGCTACCCAATTCGTTGTCGAGGAGAAGATTATGAAGGGTTATACGATCGAACCGCTGATGGCTGTTGGCCTCGAGGGCCTCTTTGGTGCATTGTCGATCCTCGTCTGCATGCCAATCCTCGCCCCGCTCGCGTCTCGGTCTCCATTCTTTGACTTTCCTCGTGGATGGCACCAGATTATCGATCACACCAATGTGGTTCTTGCCTCGGTTTTGATCATGTTCTCAATTGCCTCGTTCAACTTTTTCGGACTGAGTGTGACATTCCGCGTGAGTGCAACTGCGCGTTCCACGACAGATACCTGTCGCACCCTCGGAATCTGGATCGTCAGCCTCGGActtggttgggaacatctCGCATGGCCATACTCGGTCCTTCAGATCATCGGATTCGCCCTCCTTGT TTATGGCACG TTCTTGTTCAACAACTTGGTCGAGCCACCGGCGTTTATTCGACCCGTATCCCGTGAAACTGCTGAGGATGACGAACGTCGTGCCCTATTGGCCGAGCAACACCTTAACGAGACGGCTACCCTCCCGGCTGATGCAGGTCAGAGCGGGTTTGACGTCGTGCCACCCACACCACCTGCTCGAGGCTAA
- a CDS encoding Ran guanine nucleotide release factor produces the protein MALTNIYELFGGAITVQLPAGLTDASDLRQVPDTQEVFLAADSDVSIVCEILERVAPDDPVEVAKFHFDSLSHDNDAVSSTVEIVNTPAQQPVSTSPIKLSILQGTQLVPKFNRTHPDTVKILLAVYRVVDKSIDLVLTFNVPVQAEKESSAVDAEGAKRWTDAYEAAVSSLKIVDFGLFA, from the exons ATGGCCTTGACGAATATTTACGAACTGTTCGGGG GTGCCATCACTGTGCAGCTCCCTGCAGGCTTGACAGATGCATC CGATCTACGTCAAGTCCCAGACACACAGGAAGTCTTTCTTGCAGCCGATTCGGATGTGAGTATTGTCTGTGAGATTCTGGAACGGGTTGCCCCAGACGACCCAGTTGAAGTCGCCAA ATTTCATTTTGATTCTCTTTCGCATGATAACGATGCTGTATCGTCAACAGTCGAAATTGTCAATACACCCGCGCAACAACCGGTTTCTACCAGCCCTATCAAACTGAGTATTCTTCAGGGTACCCAACTTGTTCCCAAGTTTAATCGCACACATCCGGACACCGTGAAGATCTTGCTTGCGGTTTATCGCGTAGTGGATAAAAGCATCGACTTGGTGCTGACGTTCAATGTGCCGGTGCAGGCGGAGAAAGAAAGCAGCGCGGTAGATGCAGAAGGAGCAAAACGATGGACAGACGCCTACGAAGCTGCGGTGTCGTCGCTCAAGATCGTCGACTTTGGTTTGTTCGCGTAG
- a CDS encoding HEC/Ndc80p family domain-containing protein — MSQNNGRRLTVAQDGYSGIPHPSSVLKKRAAPDYFAAPPPSRPGRVSMAPIAGGPRSQLGQSLSQSSTHPHAPSGNTLRMSMLRPPPAPVAQSSSGMASSRGVNHNPYGKTPLRNPSASVRKQTANYGASRMSVAPSFSQGAMAVKDTRPIRDKSFQLMCANEVLDYLQQRQFKYPITLKTLTSPTNKDFQTIFIFLINDVIDPNFQWGRAGRKMEDDIILLLKDHRYRSADTISKSSLAAVGSMHAWPNVLAMLHWLVNLSLLKLRFMDSMAENDPWLPAPVDPDGKPSSECEPDAVIDDYIAATYKLYLSGEDQFPEQLQVLEDFFDRRSEAANVQVENDTIASNRATSELQTLLAKPTELAQAKAALEEAQRLKEQYTTGIETTQRKDAKLVKNIQALKENVEEANQKMQNLEKEEAALQAAIAAQPITAEEMQRLATETEKLQRNLREMQTRHRDLVRQNNSSEVALSHRVHQLDNAVTEYNETLWKLGLLHQRRAKGPNDSMESNGEEDAEGEYEIELNSAANVVGEMLRGGGTLNGGLKHRVQPALSALADDAREARTELDSERLAKESEVDKIAEEIEHIGDETDMLRRKIDMMQDKAEEVKNASALVLGELREEIERLERDLANVGVGAQSALVNAQTRLGAAEAEFQDITYKSEQLKKQTYEEIMKHTTQLLEFREQVINKLEEFRDTANEY, encoded by the exons ATGTCTCAAAACAATGGCCGACGTCTAACAGTAGCCCAAGATGGATATTCTGGGATACCTCATCCGTCTTCAGTGCTCAAGAAACGGGCCGCTCCGGACTATTTTGCGGCCCCTCCTCCCAGTCGCCCTGGACGTGTATCAATGGCACCTATCGCGGGTGGTCCTCGCTCACAACTTGGTCAATCTCTAAGTCAATCCTCGACTCATCCCCATGCACCTTCTGGTAATACTCTGCGGATGTCTATGCTTCGTCCACCCCCAGCGCCTGTCGCTCAATCAAGCTCTGGAATGGCCAGTAGTCGGGGGGTCAACCATAATCCTTATGGCAAAACACCACTTAGGAATCCGTCAGCAAG TGTTCGAAAGCAAACAGCCAATTACGGTGCCAGTCGAATGTCGGTAGCACCCTCCTTCTCGCAAGGAGCTATGGCAGTAAAGGATACACGCCCAATCCGAGATAAAAGCTTCCAGCTCATGTGTGCTAATGAAGTACTAGACTACCTTCAACAACGTCAATTCAAGTATCCGATTACCTTGAAGACGCTAACTTCCCCTACAAATAAGgattttcagaccatattCATATTCCTTATTAACGATGTTATCGACCCTAATTTTCAATGGGGTCGTGCGGGACGCAAAATGGAGGACGACATTATTCTACTTTTAAAAGACCATCGGTATCGTTCTGCCGATACTATCAGTAAATCCAGCTTGGCCGCCGTTGGAAGTATGCACGCTTGGCCAAATGTACTTGCCATGCTTCATTGGCTAGTAAATCTTAGTTTG CTAAAACTTCGATTTATGGATTCAATGGCGGAGAACGACCCATGGTTACCAGCTCCTGTAGATCCCGATGGCAAACCTTCCTCAGAGTGCGAACCGGATGCTGTCATCGACGATTACATTGCAGCAACCTACAAACTATACCTGAGTGGGGAAGACCAGTTCCCGGAGCAACTCCAGGTTCTTGAGGACTTCTTTG ACCGTCGAAGCGAAGCTGCGAACGTACAAGTAGAGAATGACACAATAGCTTCGAACCGAGCGACTAGCGAGCTACAAACCCTACTGGCTAAACCG ACCGAACTTGCCCAAGCCAAAGCAGCGTTAGAGGAAGCTCAACGATTGAAAGAGCAATATACAACCGGCATCGAAACTACCCAGCGCAAGGATGCTAAACTAGTGAAAAACATTCAAGCGTTAAAAGAAAATGTTGAAGAAGCTA ACCAAAAAATGCAAAATCTTGAGAAGGAAGAAGCTGCATTGCAAGCTGCCATTGCAGCCCAGCCCATCACTGCTGAAGAAATGCAACGTCTGGCAACCGAAACGGAGAAACTCCAACGGAACCTCCGGGAGATGCAGACGCGACATCGTGATCTCGTCCGACAGAACAACTCGAGCGAAGTGGCGCTCTCGCATCGAGTGCACCAACTCGACAACGCAGTCACCGAGTACAACGAGACGTTATGGAAACTTGGtctcctccaccagcgccgTGCTAAAGGTCCCAACGATTCGATGGAGAGCAACGGAGAGGAAGACGCTGAAGGGGAATACGAGATTGAACTTAATTCCGCGGCTAACGTTGTCGGGGAGATGCTTCGAGGCGGAGGGACGTTGAACGGCGGGCTGAAACATAGGGTCCAGCCAGCTTTGAGCGCCTTGGCTGACGATGCAAGAGAGGCTCGAACCGAGCTAGACAGCGAACGCCTGGCCAAAGAAAGCGAAGTTGATAAAATTGCGGAAGAAATAGAGCACATTGGCGATGAGACGGATATGCTACGCCGGAAGATCGACATGATGCAAGATAAAGCGGAAGAAGTCAAGAAC GCTTCAGCCCTAGTCCTTGGGGAGCTCCGTGAAGAGATTGAAAGACTGGAACGTGATTTAGCCAATGTGGGTGTGGGTGCACAAAGCGCGCTCGTCAACGCCCAAACAAGACTCGGGGCTGCAGAGGCTGA GTTCCAAGATATCACTTACAAGTCGGAGCAACTCAAAAAGCAGACATACGAAGAGATAATGAAGCATACAACACAGCTACTTGAATTCCGCGAGCAAGTTATCAACAAACTGGAAGAGTTCCGGGACACTGCAAACGAATATTGA